From a single Arachis hypogaea cultivar Tifrunner chromosome 3, arahy.Tifrunner.gnm2.J5K5, whole genome shotgun sequence genomic region:
- the LOC140183417 gene encoding uncharacterized protein, whose translation MKDFWERLGYYPVGIVDAVGHKGGIWFLSANLKFSCKILWAMNQCVTLEIDGGGRRWICSAVYGSTQATNRVELWSHLVDIGLCIQDPWVVVGDFDDILSVHEVKGGNFYSNRSSVFASTLDYYGLFDLTTSGRWFTWFRKIQGNKEIVMRLDRVCCNTEWRLLFPEAFVEVLSRSHSDHCSLLIRCQGVPIKKGNWPFRFQVAWATHPDYKAIVQKSWDSTDFGIHRKLFGVQEASLEFNSTVFGNIFIKKREFEAYLNCIQRKMEADDDPILKHKEEELRAEYNTVLAQEELL comes from the coding sequence atgaaagacttttgggagagattaggctATTATCCTGTAGGgattgtagatgctgttggacacAAGGGGGGAATTTGGTTCCTCTctgctaatttaaaattttcttgtaaAATTCTTTGGGCTATGAATCAATGTGTAACTTTGGAAATTGATGGTGGTGGGCGAAGATGGATTTGCAGTGCGGTTTATGGCAGCACTCAAGCCACTAATAGAGTAGAATTATGGAGTCATCTGGTTGATATTGGTTTGTGCATTCAGGACCCGTGGGTGGTTGTTGGGGATTTTGATGATATTTTGAGTGTTCATGAGGTGAAGGGGGGTAATTTCTATTCGAATCGCAGTAGTGTCTTTGCAAGTACTCTAGATTATTATGGTCTTTTTGATCTGACAACCTCTGGAAGATGGTTTACTTGGTTCCGTAAAAttcaaggaaacaaagaaattgtaATGAGATTGGATAGAGTTTGCTGTAATACAGAATGGCGCCTTCTTTTTCCAGAAGCTTTTGTTGAAGTTCTCAGTCGTTCCCACTCTGATCATTGTTCCCTACTTATTCGATGTCAAGGAGTTCCTATCAAGAAAGGAAACTGGCCTTTTAGATTCCAAGTGGCATGGGCAACTCATCCTGATTACAAGGCCATTGTTCAGAAATCCTGGGATAGTACAGactttggcatccataggaagttGTTTGGGGTTCAAGAAGCTTCGTTGGAATTCAACTCTACGGTCTTcggcaatatttttattaaaaagagggAATTTGAGGCTTATTTGAATTGTATTCAACGGAAAATGGAAGCTGACGATGATCCGATTTTGAAGCACAAAGAGGAAGAATTAAGAGCTGAGTATAATACAGTTTTGGCCCAGGAAGAATTGCTTTAG